A window of the Acanthochromis polyacanthus isolate Apoly-LR-REF ecotype Palm Island chromosome 10, KAUST_Apoly_ChrSc, whole genome shotgun sequence genome harbors these coding sequences:
- the LOC110968548 gene encoding protocadherin gamma-A11-like isoform X3: MMATGRYVSSISLRWRLFCGLRRQIGLLMLLLHVFNMVGGQIRYSIPEEMKKGSVIGNVAQDLGLDLRRLRSGRARIVTGENVHYTELKTDKGILVVNDRIDREQLCGDVTPCSFSFEVILENPIELHRITVEVLDINDHAPVFLNKDKAISFEMSESAAVGVRFPLQSAEDLDVGQNALRDYILSPNDNFILKQHANPDGSKYVEMVLQKPLDRERHPHFSLKLIAVDGGTPQRSGSVNIDVTVLDANDNDPVFNQSVYKASVVENTMTGTSIITVNATDADSGSYGLITYSLSKMKGGTVDLFSIDESTGTIYVSGQIDYEKDRKYEVRVEAKDQGGLTGTSKVIFEVVDVNDNAPVINVMSFSSPISENSPPGTTIAVLNVKDADSERNGEIKCSIEGKLPFKIESSLTNYYNLISDQDFDRESVTEYNITITATDSGSPPLSSSTKLHLKISDVNDNAPLFDKNSYSAYITENNSPGFSIFAVSAQDSDWNQNARISYLLEDTQVSGSPVSTYLSLNSESGVLSAVRSFDYEQIKQLQLVVKAQDGGSPPLSSNVTVKIMIQDQNDNPPQVLYPVQTGGSVVAEMVPRSADVGYLVTKVVAVDVDSGQNAWLSYKLQKATDRALFEVGSQNGEIRTIRQVSDKDAVKQRLSVIVEDNGQPSRSATVIVNVAVADSFPEVLSEFSDFPHDKEYNDNLTFYLVLALAVVSFLFITCLVVIISVKIYRWRQSRILYHSSLPVIPYYPPRYSDTLGTTGTLQHVYNYEVCRTTDSRKSDCKFGRGGSQNVLIMDPSCSGTMQRIQSEKSILDEPDSPLEVS, translated from the coding sequence atgatggcGACTGGGAGATATGTGTCCTCCATATCATTAAGATGGCGATTGTTTTGTGGACTGCGACGGCAAATCGGACTCCTTATGCTGCTCCTTCATGTGTTCAACATGGTCGGTGGTCAGATTCGGTATTCTATcccagaggagatgaagaaagGCTCTGTTATCGGTAACGTAGCGCAAGATCTTGGTCTGGATCTGAGGAGGCTCCGCTCTGGGCGGGCCCGTATCGTGACCGGAGAAAACGTTCACTACACCGAGCTGAAGACAGACAAAGGGATTCTGGTGGTGAATGACAGAATCGACCGCGAGCAGCTTTGTGGAGATGTGACGCCGTGTAGCTTCAGTTTTGAGGTGATTTTAGAAAATCCAATCGAGCTCCACAGAATCACTGTCGAGGTTTTAGATATAAACGATCACGCTCCTGTATTTCTAAACAAAGATAAAGCTATCAGTTTTGAAATGAgtgaatctgctgcagttggAGTACGTTTCCCACTACAGAGTGCGGAGGATCTGGATGTAGGCCAAAATGCTTTGCGAGATTATATTTTATCACCGAACGACAATTTCATATTGAAGCAACATGCAAATCCAGATGGAAGCAAATATGTTGAAATGGTGCTGCAGAAACCTTTAGATCGAGAGCGACATCCACATTTCTCTTTGAAATTAATCGCAGTGGACGGAGGGACACCACAGAGATCTGGTTCAGTAAATATAGATGTTACTGTTTTAGATGCTAATGACAATGATCCGGTTTTCAACCAATCAGTTTACAAAGCATCTGTGGTGGAAAACACAATGACAGGCACAAGTATCATCACAGTAAATGCCACAGACGCTGACAGTGGTTCATATGGACTCATTACTTACAGTTTATCTAAAATGAAAGGAGGCACTGTAGATTTATTTAGTATTGATGAAAGCACAGGGACTATCTATGTGTCTGGTCAAATAGACTATGAAAAGGACAGAAAGTACGAAGTCAGGGTCGAAGCAAAGGATCAAGGTGGTTTAACTGGGACAAGTAAAGTTATATTTGAAGTTGTTGATGTCAATGATAATGCACCAGTTATAAATGTTATGTCATTTTCCAGTCCAATTTCTGAGAATTCACCTCCTGGTACAACTAttgctgttttaaatgtaaaagacGCAGATTCTGAGAGAAATGGAGAAATCAAATGTTCTATTGAGGGAAAACTTCCCTTTAAAATTGAATCATCTCTAACAAACTATTACAATTTGATCTCTGATCAAGACTTTGATCGAGAATCTGTCACTGAATATAACATAACAATAACAGCCACCGATTCTGGGTCTCCTCCTCTTTCCAGCTCAACTAAATTACATCTGAAAATCTCTGATGTCAATGACAATGCACCATTATTTGATAAAAACAGTTATTCTGCTTACATCACAGAGAATAATTCTCCTGGGTTTTCTATATTTGCTGTCAGTGCTCAAGACTCTGATTGGAATCAAAATGCCAGAATCTCATATCTTTTAGAGGACACACAGGTCAGTGGGAGTCCAGTCTCTACTTATTTGTCTTTGAACTCTGAAAGTGGAGTTCTCAGTGCAGTTCGATCCTTTGATTATGAGCAAATCAAACAGCTTCAGCTGGTAGTAAAAGCACAGGATGGAGGCTCCCCTCCACTCAGCAGCAACGTGACAGTGAAAATCATGATCCAGGACCAGAATGACAACCCTCCTCAGGTCCTGTATCCAGTCCAGACTGGTGGCTCTGTGGTGGCTGAAATGGTTCCTCGTTCAGCAGATGTGGGCTATCTGGTGACCAAAGTGGTGGCTGTTGATGTGGACTCTGGACAGAATGCGTGGCTGTCGTATAAACTGCAGAAGGCCACAGACAGGGCTCTGTTTGAAGTGGGCTCCCAGAACGGAGAGATCCGAACCATCCGCCAAGTGAGTGATAAAGATGCAGTGAAACAGAGACTGAGTGTTATAGTGGAGGACAACGGGCAGCCCTCTCGTTCAGCTACAGTCATTGTGAACGTGGCGGTGGCGGACAGCTTCCCTGAAGTTCTGTCGGAGTTCAGTGACTTTCCACACGACAAGGAGTACAATGACAACCTGACTTTTTACTTAGTGTTGGCTCTGGCTGTggtctccttcctcttcatcacGTGTTTGGTGGTTATTATCTCAGTGAAAATCTACAGATGGAGACAGTCTCGCATCCTGTATCATTCCAGCCTGCCTGTCATTCCATATTATCCTCCACGTTACTCAGACACTTTGGGGACAACAGGGACTCTCCAACACGTTTACAATTACGAGGTGTGCAGGACGACAGACTCCAGAAAGAGTGACTGTAAGTTCGGCAGAGGTG
- the LOC110968546 gene encoding protocadherin gamma-A11-like yields MMSTERYVSSISLRWRLFCGLRRQIGLLMLLLHVFNIVGGQIRYSIPEEMKKGSVIGNVAQDLGLDLRRLRSGRARIVTGENVHYTELKTDKGILVVNERIDREQLCGDVTPCSFSFEVILENPMELHRITVEVLDINDHAPVFPNSDKPISLEISESATVGVQFPLQSAEDLDVGQNALQDYILSPNDNFILKQHANPDGSKYVEMVLQKPLDRERHPHLSLKLSAVDGGTPQRSGTVNIDVTVLDANDNIPAFNQSVYKASVVENTVKGTRIITVNATDADSGSYGLITYSLSKMKGSAADIFTIDGKTGTIYVSGQIDYEKDKKYEVRVEAKDQGGLTGTSKVIFEVIDVNDNVPVISIMSFSSPISEDSPTGTTIAILNVKDSDSERNGEIKCSLEGKLPFKIESSLTNYYNLISDQHFDRESVSEYNITITATDSGSPPLSSSTKLHLKISDVNDNAPLFDKNSYSAYITENNSPGFSIFAVSAQDSDWNQNARISYLLEDTQVSGSPVSTYLSLNSESGVLSAVRSFDYEQIKQLQLVVKAQDGGSPPLSSNVTVKIMIQDQNDNPPQVLYPVQTGGSVVAEMVPRSADVGYLVTKVVAVDVDSGQNAWLSYKLQKATDRALFEVGSQNGEIRTIRQVSDKDAVKQRLSVIVEDNGQPSRSATVIVNVAVADSFPEVLSEFSDFPHDKEYNDNLTFYLVLALAVVSFLFITCLVVIISVKIYRWRQSRILYHSSLPVIPYYPPRYSDTLGTTGTLQHVYNYEVCRTTDSRKSDCKFGRGGSQNVLIMDPSCSGTMQRMQSEKSILDEPDSPLEVS; encoded by the coding sequence ATGATGTCGACTGAGAGATATGTGTCCTCCATATCATTAAGATGGCGATTGTTTTGTGGACTGCGACGGCAAATCGGACTCCTtatgctgctgcttcatgtgTTCAACATCGTCGGTGGTCAGATTCGGTATTCTATcccagaggagatgaagaaagGCTCTGTTATCGGTAATGTAGCGCAAGATCTTGGTTTGGATCTGAGGAGGCTCCGCTCTGGGCGGGCCCGTATCGTGACCGGAGAAAACGTTCACTACACCGAGCTGAAGACAGACAAAGGGATTCTGGTGGTGAATGAGAGAATCGACCGAGAGCAGCTTTGCGGAGATGTGACGCCGTGTAGCTTCAGTTTTGAGGTGATTTTAGAAAATCCAATGGAACTGCACAGAATCACTGTCGAGGTTTTAGATATAAACGATCACGCTCCCGTATTTCCAAACAGCGACAAACCTATCAGCCTTGAAATCAGTGAATCAGCTACAGTTGGAGTGCAGTTTCCTTTGCAGAGTGCGGAGGATCTGGATGTAGGCCAAAATGCTTTGCAAGATTATATTTTATCACCAAACGACAATTTCATATTGAAGCAACATGCAAATCCAGATGGAAGCAAATATGTTGAAATGGTGCTGCAGAAACCTTTAGATAGAGAACGACATCCACATTTGTCTTTGAAACTCAGCGCAGTGGACGGAGGGACACCACAGAGATCTGGTACAGTAAATATAGATGTTACCGTTTTAGATGCTAACGACAACATTCCTGCTTTTAACCAGTCGGTGTATAAAGCATCTGTGGTGGAAAACACAGTGAAAGGCACTCGAATTATCACAGTAAATGCCACAGACGCTGACAGTGGTTCATATGGACTCATTACTTacagtttgtctaaaatgaaaggaagtgCAGCGGACATATTCACTATTGATGGAAAAACTGGCACTATTTATGTTTCTGGTCAAATAGATTacgaaaaagataaaaaatacgAAGTGAGAGTCGAAGCAAAGGATCAAGGTGGTTTAACTGGAACGAGTAAAGTTATTTTCGAGGTCATTGATGTCAATGATAATGTGCCAGTTATAAGTATTATGTCATTTTCCAGTCCAATTTCTGAGGACTCGCCTACTGGTACAACTATtgctattttaaatgtaaaagattCAGATTCTGAGAGAAATGGAGAAATTAAATGTTCTCTTGAGGGAAAACTTCCCTTTAAAATTGAATCATCTCTAACAAACTATTACAATTTGATCTCTGATCAACACTTTGATAGAGAATCTGTCTCTGAATATAACATAACAATAACAGCCACCGATTCTGGGTCTCCTCCTCTTTCCAGCTCAACTAAATTACATCTGAAAATCTCTGATGTCAATGACAATGCACCATTATTTGATAAAAACAGTTATTCTGCTTACATCACAGAGAATAATTCTCCTGGGTTTTCTATATTTGCTGTCAGTGCTCAAGACTCTGATTGGAATCAAAATGCCAGAATCTCATATCTTTTAGAGGACACACAGGTCAGTGGGAGTCCAGTCTCTACTTATTTGTCTTTGAACTCTGAAAGTGGAGTTCTCAGTGCAGTTCGATCCTTTGATTATGAGCAAATCAAACAGCTTCAGCTGGTAGTAAAAGCACAGGATGGAGGCTCCCCTCCACTCAGCAGCAACGTGACAGTGAAAATCATGATCCAGGACCAGAATGACAACCCTCCTCAGGTCCTGTATCCAGTCCAGACTGGTGGCTCTGTGGTGGCTGAAATGGTTCCTCGTTCAGCAGATGTGGGCTATCTGGTGACCAAAGTGGTGGCTGTTGATGTGGACTCTGGACAGAATGCGTGGCTGTCGTATAAACTGCAGAAGGCCACAGACAGGGCTCTGTTTGAAGTGGGCTCCCAGAACGGAGAGATCCGAACCATCCGCCAAGTGAGTGATAAAGATGCAGTGAAACAGAGACTGAGTGTTATAGTGGAGGACAACGGGCAGCCCTCTCGTTCAGCTACAGTCATTGTGAACGTGGCGGTGGCGGACAGCTTCCCTGAAGTTCTGTCGGAGTTCAGTGACTTTCCACACGACAAGGAGTACAATGACAACCTGACTTTTTACTTAGTGTTGGCTCTGGCTGTggtctccttcctcttcatcacGTGTTTGGTGGTTATTATCTCAGTGAAAATCTACAGATGGAGACAGTCTCGCATCCTGTATCATTCCAGCCTGCCTGTCATTCCATATTATCCTCCACGTTACTCAGACACTTTGGGGACAACAGGGACTCTCCAACACGTGTACAATTACGAAGTGTGCAGGACGACAGACTCCAGAAAGAGTGACTGTAAGTTCGGCAGAGGCGGTAGTCAGAACGTGTTGATAATGGATCCCAGTTGTTCAGGGACGATGCAGCGGATGCAGAGTGAGAAGAGCATCCTGGATGAACCAGACTCTCCTCTAGAGGTCAGTTGA